The Bradyrhizobium barranii subsp. barranii genome segment CTCGAGCTGCGTTGCGACCTCGTGTGCGCGCTTGATGTCGGACGACCAGACCGACGCGCCGAGGCCGTAGGTGGTGGCGTTGGCGCGGCGGATCGCATCGTTCTTGTCGGAGTACTTGATCAGCGGCAGCACCGGGCCGAACTGCTCCTCGTCGACCAGTTTCGAGCCTTCCTGGATGTCGCGCACGATGGTCGGCTCGATGAAATAGCCGGGACGGTCCATCGCCGAACCGCCGGCGACCACCTTGCCGTTCTTGCGGGCGTCCTCGAGGAACGTCTTCACCTTCTCGTACTGCATCTTGTTCTGCAGCGGCCCGAGCTTGGTGCCCTGCTTGGCGCCGTCGTCGACCACCGTGCTCTTGGCGATCGCGACCAGCTCGTTGCAGAGCTCGTCATAGACGGACTCGTGGACGTAGAGCCGCTTGATGGCGAGGCAGACCTGGCCGGAGTTCTGGAACGCGCCCTCGAAGATGCCGGGAGCGACCTTCTTCGGGTCGACATCGTCGAGCACGATACCGGCGTCGTTGCCGCCGAGCTCCAGCGTGATGCGCTTGAGCGTCTGCGCCGCGCTCGCCATCACCTTCTGCCCGGTGGCGGAGGAACCGGTGAACGAGATCTTGCGGATATCAGGGTGCTTGGTCATCTCGCCGCCGAGGTCGTTGGCGTCGGTGATGAAGTTGAGCACGCCCTTCGGCAGGACGTCCTTGATCAGCTCGGCGAAGCGCAGGGTCGCCAGCGGCGTTGTCGGCGCCGGCTTCACCACCAGCGTGTTGCCGGCGAGCAGGGCCGACGGCAGCTTGAAGCTGAGGATCAGGAGCGGATAGTTCCAGGGAATGATGGCGCCGACGACGCCGAGCGGGCGGCGATAGGCTTCCACCTTGCGGTCACCGGAATCCTCGATCACCTTCATCGGCAATTCGAGCGAGCTGAGGTAGCGGAAGAACGCGGCCATGCCGAGGACTTCGCCAGTGGCGTCGCCAAGCGGCTTGCCTTGCTCGCTGGTGAGGATGTGGGCGAGCTCTCCCGAATTGGCCTCGATCACGTCGGCCATCTCGTTCACGAGCTTGCGGCGTTCCACCATCGGGGTCGCGGCCCAGGCCGGGAAGGCGGCCTTCGCCGCGGCGACGGCGGCATCAAGCTGCGCCTTCGAGGCACGCGGGCACTGCGCCAGCACCTCTTCGGTCGCGGGATTGAGAACCGGCATGGTCTGGTCGCCGGGCACCATCTTGCCGTCGATGAGAAGATTGTAGTCACTCATTGGCTTTGCGCTCCCTTGCAGAAACGGGCCGTTCGGGGCCTCGTTATATCGAACTATATATCACGACTTCGCCGGGCCGACCATGGCGGCCGGTTCGATCAATTCCAGAAAAGCAGGGCTGGACGCGGGTGGACATATCGATATATCGTGATGAATATAGCGAACCGTGTTCCGGGACCGACGATGGAAATCAAGGTGAGGCAGCTCACGACCTGCGAGGTGGCGTCCGACGGCGGTGCGATCTCGCTGGGCTTCGAGGATCTGGCGGGCAACCCCGCCGCGGTCAGCGTCTCGCTCAACCAGGTCGGCGCCCTCATCATGACGCTGCCCGGGCTGCTCGAGGCGGCGTTGAAGGCCCGCTACGGCGACCAGAGCCTGCGCTACGCCTATCCGCTGGCGTCTTGGGCGATCGAGCAGGCGACCGACACGACCCAGCGCATCATCACGCTTCAGACCGAGGACGGCTTCAAGGTGCGCTTCTCGATCCCGAAAGCCGAGCAGAGCCTGCTCGGCGAAGCGCTGACCCAGCCGATGCCGGAAATGTCGGTGCGGCCGAACTAGCGGCTTCGGCCAAAGGCGCAAACAAAACACCGCCTAAGAATGGAATTGCCGGTTGGGCCGGTCGAACGCCGGAAATGTTGCACGCGTCGCCTGAACTAGAGAATCGCTTTGCCTGTTCGCCAGCCTAAAGTTGCGGGCGTGCAGAGGTGGCAAGCGATGAGCGACGTTCGAACGGGTTTCCTGGACGCTATCGGCAACACGCCATTGATCAGGCTGCGAATGCCGTCGGAAGCCACGGGTTGCGAGATCTATGGCAAGGCCGAATTTCTCAATCCCGGCGGCTCGATCAAGGATCGCGCGGCGCTGGCCATGATCAACGATGCCGAACGATGCGGCAAGCTTGGGCCAGGAGGCGTCATCGTCGAAGGAACAGCCGGCAATGTCGGAATCGGCATAGCGCTCGTGGCGAATGCACGCGGCTATCGGAGCGTGATCGTGATGCCTGACACGCAAAGTCAGGAGAAGAAGGACATGTTGCGGTTGTGCGGCGCCGACCTGCGCCTGGTGCCGGCCGTTCCCTATTCCAATCCCGGTCATTACGCGCGCTATTCCGGTCAGCTCGCCGAGGAGCTCGGTGCTTTCTAGGCCAATCAGTTCGACAATGTCGCCAATCGGGAGGGGCACTATCGCACGACCGGTCCCGAGATTTGGCGGCAAACGGATGGAAGAATCGACGGCTTCACATGTGCCGTCGGGAGCGGCGGTACCTTGGGTGGGATCGCGCGAGCCCTCAAGGAGCGAAATCCCGGCATCAAGATTGCGCTCAGCGATCCCATGGGGGCCGCTCTCTACAATTGGTTCACCAAAGGCGAGCTGACGACAGAGGGAGACTCCATTACCGAAGGGATCGGGCAAGTCCGTGTCACCCGAAACCTCGAAGGCACCCCCATCGATACGGCATATCAGATTACGGACGAGGAAGCCTTGCCTGTCCTGTTCGACCTGATCGAGCATGAAGGACTGGTGTTGGGCGGCTCAAGCGCGATCAATATCGTTGGAGCCATGCGACTTGCGCGCGACCTCGGTCCAGGCAAAACCATCGTGACCATCCTCGCGGATGGCGGACAGCGCTATCAATCCAAGCTGTTCAACCCGGAATTCCTGCGCAAGAAAAATCTGCCCCTGCCACACTGGATGCGATAGTGAGCCGCCAGGATGCGCGCCCGTCCGTTCACGATTTCCGCGAACGGCCGATGTCGCTCTTGAGCGCTTCCAGCTCCTTGTGCACGGCGCGCGCGGCGTCGCGTTCGATCTTGCGGTAGCGCGCAACAAGTTTGTCGCCGAAGGGAGTGAGCATCGCGCCGCCGCCGTTCTTGCCGCCGGCCTGCGGCTCGACCACGGGATGTCCGCAAATGCGGTTGATCTCGTCCACGAGATCCCAGGCACGCTTGTAGGACATGTCCATGGCGCGGCCGGCCGCCGAGATCGAGCCTTGCTCGCGGATCTGCTCCAAAAGCTCGATCTTGCCGGGCCCGATCCGATCCTCGCCGTCGAGGTCGATACGCAGACTCAGCTGGGGAAGCGATTTGGCGCTCGCGCGCGACATGATGGGGTCTCTTGGGGCACTTGCATGCGAGATTGCCACTCTTGCCCGCCGCGGACAAGGTGAGGGCGCCCGATTTCCCAAAAGATGGACCTTTGTCGAGGTCCCAAGGGCACGGGCTTCAGCCCCGTGCCCTTGATCGCTGCATCTTATTCCGCGGGGCTTCCGACCACCGCGCCCTGACTGACGTCCTCGCGGGCGAGGATCATCAAAAGGCCGACGATGATGAGCTCGACCACCGCGAAAGCAATGAAGGCGCCGGTGAACGAGCCGGCCGAGGCGTTGATGATGGCGCCCATCATCCAGGGCGCCACGAAGGCCGAGAAGATGCCAAATACCTCGGCGTATCCAATCGCGGCCGGTGCGAGCGCGTCGGAGTATTTTTCGCTGAGCAGGGCGAAGATAGCGCCGCCGCCGAGCAGCGCGATACCGCTGAGTGCTGCAAACAGCACCAGCATCGAGAACGACATCGGTGTGACCACGCTCCACAGGAACATCAGCGCGGTCAGGAAAGCGAGACATGCGGTGAGTTTGATCATGAAGGGCTTGCCGAGCCGATCGGACATGTAGCCGCCAATCACCAGGAATAGCACCTGCGACAACCCCATGACGGTGCCGATGACAGCGCCGGCTTCCGGCGGCATGTGCTGTACTGTGATGAAGGCCGGTACCACCCAGGTGGCGGTGCCGGCGATCGCGAAGGTGCAGGCTACGATGCCGAAGCCGCCGACCGCGATCCATTTCGAGCGGAAGATCTCGCCGAGCGGCAGGTGCCCCTGCGATGTTTCGTTGCCCCAGGTGAAACCGCCGATGCCGAGCTCGCGCGGATCGTTGCGGACGACGAGTGCGTCGACGGCTGCAACGAGCAGCGTGCCGATTGCCAGCACGGCGAAGAAGGTCCGCCAACCGGTCGCAATCGTCAGGGGAATGCCGAGCGCGAAATCCATGGTGATGGCGAGGCTGTAGGCGGCGAGGATGATGCCTACCACCGAGCCACGCCGACTTTGCGGAAACCAGCCGAAGATCAGCTTCATGTTGCCGATGAAGATGCCGGCGTCGAAGAAGCCGATCACGAGCCGGAGCATCACGAGCTGTGTGTAGCTTTGTACGAACACCTGGAGCACCATGCCGATACCAGTGCCCGCAAGCCCGATCAGCAGCATGTTGCGCGCCGTCATCGACCGGCTGACCGGAGACCACACCACCATGCCGATACCGTAGGTCAGCGCAAAGATGCCTTGCGCAAGACCGGCCTCCGCAGGATTGAGCTTGAGGCTCTCGGAGACGAAGGGCAGTACGGCCGCGAAGGCATACCAGTCGGCGGCGAGAAAGATCTCGCAGAGGATGGCGAGGGCCAGCATGCCTTTTTGCCACCGGGCTATCCGACGGCGGTCGTTCTCGGAGATGGACGTCCAAGTTGTTGTCAGCATGGTCATCATCGGTTCTCGCGGTTTGCGTGTCGACGGAATCGGCGTGGCCTCAGGCGGGCGGCGGCAGGAAGTTGACCTCGTGTTCGGCGGCACGTCGCACGACCTCCTGCGGATCGGGGAGATTGTGGATGCGCTCGAACAGCTCTTTCAGCGACCGCGTCGGTGCGACCCAGAACAGGCTGGTGGCGGTTTCACCCGACTTGTTGAAAATGCCGTGGGGGATGCCCTTGGGCATGCGGACGAGGTCGCCGGCCTTGGCGACAAAGTCCTTGCCGTCGAGCCAGAGGTCGTAGCGGCCGCTCAGCACATAGACGAATTCATCCTGAGTCGGATGCACGTGCGGCGGCACGAAGGTGCCATCCGGAAACACGGCATGCCAGGCCATCGACGCCTCGGAATGCTGCTTCAGCGTGTAGGTCTGGCCCAGAATGTTCCAGATGACGTTGCCAAAGCCTTCTTTCTCAGGGGTCACGCCCGGAGGCATCTCGATCATGGTGGTGTCCTCTGTTGTGTGCGGATCAATCGGCGAGAAAATCGGTGACGAAGTGTGCGGAAGATGGCGTTTCCTCGAACACGAGATGACCGGTCGCCGGCACCAGCGTCACGCGTGCGTCGGGGAGCCCTGCTTTCCAGGCATCTGCCTGGGCGGTCGGGCGCAAACGATCTGCGGCCCCCCAGAGCACCAGCGTCGGCATCGTGATCCGATGCAGCCAGTGCGCGAGCTTGGGATTGCCCTGCGGTTCGCTGCGGATCAGCTTGGCAAAGCCCGTGACCTCGCGTCCAAGCCGGGCGTCGAAGGCCGGATCGGGCGCCTTGGGAAAGTAACGGAGTGCCGCGGCCGGATCGTGCGCGAGATAGGCTGGCAGTTCTTGCGGTGCGATCTCGAACAATCCGGGCGCGGGCGCGCTTCCGACCACAAGACCGGCGGGCGCAACCAGCACCAGCTTGCGGACCCGATGCGGCTGACGGATCGCGAACTCCGCGGCAAGCCATCCGCCGAGGGAGAACCCGGCGAGGTCGAACTGCTCAAGGCCAAGCTTGTCGAACAGATCCATGTAGTGAAGGACGTGATCCTCGACGGTGTCGATCGTCTCGGCGTCGCCGGAGTCGCCAAAGCCCGCATGATAGGGGATGATGACCGTGTGCCGCTTCGCCCAATCGCGCGCCATCTCGAAGCCGGTGAAGGTGCCGGTGCCGTGCAGGAACACCAGCACCGGGCCGCTGCCGATGCTGTGAACGACGGTCCGCACGCCGTTGATCGTATGTTCCGCGCGGGAGAAGCCGGTGAGATCGGGCGAGGGTTTGACGGTATCAAGCATGGTCATCTCCGGTTGAAGGCGGCAGAGCCGGGCGTTGGTGAGTCATGCGGCGGCTTCCTGGCGACCGCTGAGAAGTGAGGCGAATTGTTCGACGGCGTTGGCGAGCCGCGCGGCCGTCATTGGTGCGAGCGGCTCGCCTGGTACGATCTCGCCGCTGCTGGTGTAGATCGCCGTCGAAACGGTGCAGGCTTCGAAGAAGCCGAACAGCGGGCGGAGCTGGTGCTCGACCACCAGCGAGTGGCGCAGGCCGCCGCCGACCGCGGTCAGCAGCACCGGGCGGTTGCGCAGCACGCTGGGTTCGATCAAGTCGAATATGTGCTTGAACAATCCGGGATAGGAGCCCTGGAACACCGGGCATCCTATCACGAGGCCATCGGCCTGTTCGATGGCCTCGACGACGGCGCGCGCATTGTCATCGAGTGCGGTCCGGGTGAAGCCGGCGATGCCGCAACCGGCATCGACAAGGTCGAGGACGGTGGTCTTCAGTCCATGCTGCGCCTGAAGATCGGCGGTGACGGCTTCCACCAGCATGCGCGACTTCGCCGGGCGCCAACTATTGCCGCAGAAGCCAACGATGCGGGATGTCCTCACCTCGACGCCCTCGTGTCTGGTCGCTTGCTCAGCCCGTCACCCCGAAGACCGTCCATTGCGCACCAGGGCCGGGGAGGCCGAGCAACGCACGGCCGCACTCTTCGACGATCTGGTCGGCCATCAGGATGTGCTGCGTGCCCGAATGGATGTCGCGATAGAACCGCTGCATCGGCGTGTTGTGCAGCGAGGCGCCGCGCGCGGCGCGATGCGCGAAGGTGGCGACATCCGACAGAACGTCGTGGACGTGGCGCAGTGACAGCTTGATCATCGTCATCTGCTCCAGCGACGGACTTTCACCGCCGGCACAAGTCCCCGAGACGTCCTTCCAGGTTTCGTGGACCAACGCACGTGCTGCGCGGAAACGAGCTTCGGCCTGCGCGAACTGGAACTTGAAGCTCGCGCTGTCGCGCGACTTGCCGAATGGATCCTGGCGCTGGACGATTACCTTGACGAGTTCGTCGAGCATGCGGCGGCCGACACCGACGGCCCAGGCGGAATGCGCCCAGGCGCTGTAGCCTGCCAGCCCCAGTGCACCCTGCACGCCACCTCGGCGCGGCGCACCAATGTCAAAATCGTAGGTCATGTGCGTGGGCACGAACAACTCGTCGCCCTCGCTCAAAGTGTAGTCGAAACTTCCCGTCGCGCGCAGGCCGAGCACGTCCCAATTGCCCATCAACTTGATGGTCGCGCGCGGATGGTGGGTGACCACGATCTTGGGCTGGCCGTTCGGGCCGAACACCATGTCCTTGCCGGATGCGTCGGTGACGAAGCAGCCTGAATGGACCCACTCGGCGTGCTGAATGCCGCTGCCATAGGCCCAGTTGCCACGGATCATGTAACCGCCATCGACCGGTCGGGCGAAGCCGCGCGGCACGCCGTTGCCGGCAATCGTGATGTCGGGCCCGCCCGCGAAGACTTTCTTGATGCCTTCGTCTTCGATGTAGATGGCGAGCGTCGTGCCTTCCATGTTGTTGCCGATGACGCACCAGCCGGCGGAGGCGTGTGCGTAAGCGAGCCGCTCGATCACGGTCATGGCGTCGTAAGGCAGAAGCTCGGCGCCGCCGACCTCCTTCGGGAACAGCATGGTGTAGATGCCGGCCTTGCGCAGCGCCGCCACCACGTCGTCAGTCAGA includes the following:
- a CDS encoding alpha/beta fold hydrolase, producing MLDTVKPSPDLTGFSRAEHTINGVRTVVHSIGSGPVLVFLHGTGTFTGFEMARDWAKRHTVIIPYHAGFGDSGDAETIDTVEDHVLHYMDLFDKLGLEQFDLAGFSLGGWLAAEFAIRQPHRVRKLVLVAPAGLVVGSAPAPGLFEIAPQELPAYLAHDPAAALRYFPKAPDPAFDARLGREVTGFAKLIRSEPQGNPKLAHWLHRITMPTLVLWGAADRLRPTAQADAWKAGLPDARVTLVPATGHLVFEETPSSAHFVTDFLAD
- a CDS encoding cupin domain-containing protein — translated: MIEMPPGVTPEKEGFGNVIWNILGQTYTLKQHSEASMAWHAVFPDGTFVPPHVHPTQDEFVYVLSGRYDLWLDGKDFVAKAGDLVRMPKGIPHGIFNKSGETATSLFWVAPTRSLKELFERIHNLPDPQEVVRRAAEHEVNFLPPPA
- a CDS encoding NAD(P)H-dependent oxidoreductase is translated as MRTSRIVGFCGNSWRPAKSRMLVEAVTADLQAQHGLKTTVLDLVDAGCGIAGFTRTALDDNARAVVEAIEQADGLVIGCPVFQGSYPGLFKHIFDLIEPSVLRNRPVLLTAVGGGLRHSLVVEHQLRPLFGFFEACTVSTAIYTSSGEIVPGEPLAPMTAARLANAVEQFASLLSGRQEAAA
- a CDS encoding winged helix-turn-helix domain-containing protein, with protein sequence MSRASAKSLPQLSLRIDLDGEDRIGPGKIELLEQIREQGSISAAGRAMDMSYKRAWDLVDEINRICGHPVVEPQAGGKNGGGAMLTPFGDKLVARYRKIERDAARAVHKELEALKSDIGRSRKS
- a CDS encoding acyl-CoA dehydrogenase family protein — translated: MSPSVQLAVKPSATPTVAEFHARLDALLPLVDSRAAEAEAQGYLTDDVVAALRKAGIYTMLFPKEVGGAELLPYDAMTVIERLAYAHASAGWCVIGNNMEGTTLAIYIEDEGIKKVFAGGPDITIAGNGVPRGFARPVDGGYMIRGNWAYGSGIQHAEWVHSGCFVTDASGKDMVFGPNGQPKIVVTHHPRATIKLMGNWDVLGLRATGSFDYTLSEGDELFVPTHMTYDFDIGAPRRGGVQGALGLAGYSAWAHSAWAVGVGRRMLDELVKVIVQRQDPFGKSRDSASFKFQFAQAEARFRAARALVHETWKDVSGTCAGGESPSLEQMTMIKLSLRHVHDVLSDVATFAHRAARGASLHNTPMQRFYRDIHSGTQHILMADQIVEECGRALLGLPGPGAQWTVFGVTG
- a CDS encoding MFS transporter translates to MLALAILCEIFLAADWYAFAAVLPFVSESLKLNPAEAGLAQGIFALTYGIGMVVWSPVSRSMTARNMLLIGLAGTGIGMVLQVFVQSYTQLVMLRLVIGFFDAGIFIGNMKLIFGWFPQSRRGSVVGIILAAYSLAITMDFALGIPLTIATGWRTFFAVLAIGTLLVAAVDALVVRNDPRELGIGGFTWGNETSQGHLPLGEIFRSKWIAVGGFGIVACTFAIAGTATWVVPAFITVQHMPPEAGAVIGTVMGLSQVLFLVIGGYMSDRLGKPFMIKLTACLAFLTALMFLWSVVTPMSFSMLVLFAALSGIALLGGGAIFALLSEKYSDALAPAAIGYAEVFGIFSAFVAPWMMGAIINASAGSFTGAFIAFAVVELIIVGLLMILAREDVSQGAVVGSPAE
- a CDS encoding aldehyde dehydrogenase family protein encodes the protein MSDYNLLIDGKMVPGDQTMPVLNPATEEVLAQCPRASKAQLDAAVAAAKAAFPAWAATPMVERRKLVNEMADVIEANSGELAHILTSEQGKPLGDATGEVLGMAAFFRYLSSLELPMKVIEDSGDRKVEAYRRPLGVVGAIIPWNYPLLILSFKLPSALLAGNTLVVKPAPTTPLATLRFAELIKDVLPKGVLNFITDANDLGGEMTKHPDIRKISFTGSSATGQKVMASAAQTLKRITLELGGNDAGIVLDDVDPKKVAPGIFEGAFQNSGQVCLAIKRLYVHESVYDELCNELVAIAKSTVVDDGAKQGTKLGPLQNKMQYEKVKTFLEDARKNGKVVAGGSAMDRPGYFIEPTIVRDIQEGSKLVDEEQFGPVLPLIKYSDKNDAIRRANATTYGLGASVWSSDIKRAHEVATQLESGTVWINKHLDMAPHIPFGGAKQSGIGTEFAEEGLAEFTQLQIINGPPAA